A genomic region of Pseudopipra pipra isolate bDixPip1 chromosome W, bDixPip1.hap1, whole genome shotgun sequence contains the following coding sequences:
- the LOC135406102 gene encoding hydrocephalus-inducing protein homolog, whose amino-acid sequence MSIPGLSHAFATVTFTPEQKEDYQCTFTASLVSPKRSVKMKPQELTFTVSGEGHVPQVTVECPGLRSKRGTPVLRFRRLLLGDSQTLPLVLRNNGIIPTKFTVHIMDDQGVFFLKSTQSALRAFHTADMEKDSTGKAKKPYLLLEHGQ is encoded by the exons ATGAGCATTCCTGGCTTATCCCACGCCTTTGCTACAGTGACCTTCACTCCAGAACAAAAGGAGGACTACCAGTGCACTTTCACAGCTTCCCTTGTTAGCCCAAAAAG GTCTGTGAAGATGAAACCCCAAGAGCTGACCTTCACTGTCAGTGGAGAGGGGCACGTGCCTCAGGTGACAGTCGAGTGCCCGGGCCTTCGGAGTAAGAGAGGAACCCCTGTGCTGCGCTTCAGGAGGCTCCTGCTGGGGGATTCACAGACACTCCCCCTGGTCCTTCGTAACAATGGCATCATACCCACAAAG ttTACAGTTCATATCATGGATGACCAGGgagttttcttcctgaaaagcaCGCAGTCCGCACTCCGTGCCTTCCACACTGCAGACATGGAAAAGGACTCCACTGGAAAAG
- the LOC135404866 gene encoding hydrocephalus-inducing protein homolog — MAWHLSGLDDLGDEFSASQGRGIVGPRTDFEVKLDFKAEKIGITNKMIQLEVSDTENILGIVQAETIKVSVEVYDVNLSINMPEGPDGSLEFGTINVLDNKKQVLSLQNKGLYDIEYR; from the exons atggcatggcatctcagtgggctggacgaccttggagatgagttctctgcatcgcaaggcaggggcatcgttgggccccgcacagactttgaggtgaagctggATTTCAAGGCcgagaagattggcatcacaaataagatgatccaactagag GTTTCAGATACAGAAAACATCCTGGGCATTGTTCAAGCTGAAACCATCAAAGTCTCTGTGGAGGTCTACGATGTTAATCTGAGCATCAACATGCCTGAAG GTCCAGATGGCAGCTTGGAATTTGGAACCATTAATGTCCTGGATAATAAGAAGCAAGTCCTGAGTCTGCAGAACAAAGGCTTATATGACATTGAGTACAGGTGA
- the LOC135404867 gene encoding hydrocephalus-inducing protein homolog — protein MGWLRRFQWIVPAHGKVELKIRFSPTVPGQFDQLMNFEILGSKRLYQLPCSATALYPSISQNPRLVFPRWRKSKEKEDIISKEYVMSTKQFHFGPLLCGKSGEWYVLPAPK, from the exons ATGGGATG GCTGAGAAGGTTCCAGTGGATCGTTCCTGCCCACGGCAAGGTGGAACTGAAGATCCGCTTCAGCcccacagtgccagggcagTTTGACCAGCTGATGAACTTTGAGATCCTGGGCTCAAAGCGCCTGTACCAgttgccctgcagtgccactgccctgtACCCCAGCATCAGCCAGAACCCACG GCTGGTGTTTCCTCGCTGGAGGAAgagcaaggagaaggaggacaTCATCTCCAAGGAATATGTCATGAGCACGAAGCAGTTCCACTTTGGACCGCTGCTTTGTGGCAAGTCAGGAGAGTGGTatgtgctccctgctcccaagtga
- the LOC135406089 gene encoding hydrocephalus-inducing protein-like encodes MNQVPDKSHSSPKHKDEKKSSKSPEKPEKKPLEKHGSHKSLQQEGEVAEGSVRSQDAGVPCLDFHVTRREKVFRRILKSKKLPPPKQILHSLGLGPPIPPGSLFSVVPYPEEDRVPTATEDLRHFILVEPEGAAAEDDVAPEAEAQDHLNEGKATSRHKSSKEKPNSPQSPKSLQDHSPETPRSSPEPMKSQLQSDSTLERPAR; translated from the exons ATGAACCAAGTGCCAGACAAGTCCCACTCTTCCCCTAAACACAAAGATGAGAAGAAGAGCAGTAAGTCTCCGGAGAAGCCAGAGAAGAAGCCTCTGGAAAAACATGGCAGCCACAAGAGTCTTCAGCAGGAAGGGGAAGTTGCAGAAGGCTCAGTCAGAAGCCAGGATGCCGGAGTGCCCTGCTTGGACTTCCACGTCACGCGTCGTGAAAAGGTGTTTAGGAGGATCCTGAAGAGCAAGAAGCTGCCACCACCAAAGCAG aTCCTGCACTCTCTGGGACTGGGACCTCCCATTCCCCCTGgctctcttttctctgtggtcCCCTACCCAGAGGAGGACAGAGTCCCCACAGCAACAGAAGACCTCAGACACTTCATCCTTGTTGAACCtgagggtgctgctgcagaagatgaTGTG GCCCCAGAGGCAGAGGCACAGGACCACTTGAATGAGGGGAAAGCCACGAGCAGACACAAGTCTAGCAAGGAAAAGCCAAACTCCCCCCAGAGCCCGAAAAGTCTCCAGGATCACTCCCCAGAAACACCCCGAAGTTCACCTGAGCCAATGAAAAGCCAACTGCAGAGTGACTCAACCCTCGAGAGACCTGCCAGGtga